One stretch of Bacteroidota bacterium DNA includes these proteins:
- a CDS encoding M14 family metallopeptidase: MKKIILVTFVLFSISAAQSPSQYHNSADLTKILKQIVSQNSPLVKMESIVKTMKGNDLWVVSIGKGETQNHKAILVVGGMEATSLVGSEHALRFIEHLVQAYGKVDSVTKLLENTTVYIIPRANVDASESFFTKPIVEREINYNPYDDDRDAAIDEDDAEDLNNDGIISWLRIKDPHGDWIVNPDDSRLMKKADPGKGEKGMYRLLTEGIDNDKDEEWNEDQIGGTDFNRNFTYNYQFFGKNSGVHQISENETKAIIDFVFEHPNIGLVFTFSSNDNLTTPWKSEPSKSESPVISSVTKEDEDYFGLISKRFGEITKLKDAPKPVKGEGSFSEWAYYHAGRWSFAVRPWWPGEVSQMKDTTTAKDSTKKSSESKKEDKEKSDDPNVKTLKWYDAVGIKNISVQWTKFNHPDFPNKEAEIGGVKPFVLTNPPAESLDSYSRSYSNFLTFLAAQLPAISLTNQVIKKINDNVYRVSVDVVNNGYLPTNSGMGIKTRWVRNVCVIIDAGKGNSISSGKAKQTLEPIKGSGGYKTLSWIVVGKGSVVVTAESPVAGNAELKIELK; this comes from the coding sequence CAATCACCTTCTCAATATCACAACTCTGCTGATCTCACAAAAATTCTCAAACAAATCGTTTCGCAAAATTCACCTCTTGTAAAAATGGAATCCATTGTTAAAACGATGAAAGGAAATGATCTTTGGGTTGTCTCAATTGGAAAAGGGGAAACGCAAAATCACAAAGCAATACTTGTGGTTGGCGGAATGGAAGCGACATCGTTAGTTGGCTCAGAACACGCATTGCGATTTATTGAACATCTTGTGCAAGCATACGGAAAAGTTGATAGCGTTACAAAATTATTAGAGAATACGACTGTCTATATAATCCCTCGAGCAAATGTTGATGCAAGCGAATCATTTTTTACAAAACCTATTGTTGAACGCGAAATAAATTACAATCCATACGATGATGACCGCGATGCTGCCATTGATGAAGACGATGCGGAAGATTTAAACAACGATGGGATAATTTCCTGGCTGCGAATTAAAGATCCGCATGGCGATTGGATAGTGAATCCCGATGACTCACGATTAATGAAAAAAGCAGATCCAGGCAAAGGTGAAAAAGGAATGTATCGCTTGTTGACTGAAGGCATTGACAATGATAAGGATGAAGAATGGAATGAAGACCAAATAGGAGGAACTGACTTTAATCGCAACTTTACTTATAACTATCAATTTTTTGGAAAGAACAGCGGCGTCCACCAAATATCCGAAAATGAAACAAAAGCTATTATCGATTTTGTTTTTGAGCATCCTAATATTGGATTAGTCTTTACTTTCTCATCGAATGATAACCTGACGACCCCTTGGAAGAGTGAACCATCTAAAAGTGAATCGCCAGTGATCTCATCCGTCACCAAGGAAGATGAAGATTATTTTGGACTCATCAGTAAACGGTTTGGAGAAATAACAAAGTTGAAAGATGCTCCAAAACCGGTAAAAGGAGAAGGATCATTTAGTGAATGGGCATATTATCATGCAGGACGATGGTCGTTTGCTGTACGTCCTTGGTGGCCGGGAGAAGTTTCACAAATGAAAGATACAACTACCGCAAAGGATTCAACCAAAAAATCATCGGAATCAAAAAAGGAGGATAAGGAAAAATCAGACGACCCGAATGTAAAAACATTAAAATGGTACGATGCTGTTGGAATAAAAAATATTTCTGTGCAATGGACGAAATTCAATCACCCTGATTTCCCGAATAAGGAAGCAGAGATCGGCGGCGTGAAACCATTTGTTTTGACAAATCCTCCTGCTGAAAGCCTGGATTCGTATTCTAGATCATACTCCAACTTCCTTACATTTCTCGCTGCACAACTTCCGGCAATATCATTGACCAATCAAGTAATTAAAAAAATCAACGACAATGTATATCGAGTTTCCGTTGATGTTGTGAATAATGGATATTTGCCGACGAACAGTGGAATGGGAATAAAAACCCGTTGGGTCCGCAACGTTTGTGTGATTATAGACGCTGGAAAAGGAAATTCAATATCGAGCGGCAAAGCGAAACAAACTCTTGAACCAATCAAAGGAAGCGGTGGATACAAGACGCTTTCTTGGATTGTGGTGGGTAAAGGATCAGTCGTAGTAACAGCTGAAAGCCCTGTTGCAGGAAATGCAGAGTTAAAAATTGAATTGAAATAA
- a CDS encoding M14 family metallopeptidase, whose translation MKKIFLITILLVSFSFTQESREFTASALKAMGAPNNPKVEIAWNRYYDSKQLYEIMKRMEKAYPNLVKISSIGKSVEGKDMWQMTISNSKKGNPDKKPAMYIDGNIHSNEIQGAEVVLYTAWYVTELYDEVEWIKNLLDEKTLYIVPTINPDARDYFIYKANNPHSPRSGLAKRDDDGDGEFNEDGYDDLDGDGNIVFMRIKDPNGRYKVDPSDSRLMIQANPDEKGEYTLLGWEGIDNDGDGVVNEDNPGFYDPNRDWAWNWAPRYIQGGSDHYPFTFPENRSIRNFFLAHTNIAAAQSFHNNGGMILRGPGSKSDEGTYSRQDIQTYDFLGQLGEEQLPGYKYMIIWKDLYTVYGGEIEWFYGGRGILSFTNELWSEFDYFRRAKDSTRDVTQQDIYRFDKIMLFNEGVVPWKKFQHPQYGEIEIGGIKKAWTRTAPSFMIEDMCHRNMAFTLFHLYYTPKVSVDSIMVKNLSGGLKEVTAIISNERVIPTHTFQDSKNKITRPDWITLEGGKVVTSGILENRFLGIMKEQKNNPNRLNIDNIPGMASIAVRWIVDGGSSYTVKVDSEKGGTSEKTYK comes from the coding sequence ATGAAAAAAATATTTTTAATCACAATACTGCTTGTCTCTTTCTCTTTTACTCAAGAATCCAGAGAATTTACTGCAAGCGCTTTGAAAGCAATGGGTGCTCCAAATAATCCCAAAGTCGAAATTGCGTGGAATCGGTATTACGATTCCAAACAGTTATATGAGATTATGAAACGGATGGAAAAAGCATATCCCAATCTTGTAAAAATCTCCTCAATCGGTAAGTCGGTTGAAGGAAAAGATATGTGGCAGATGACGATTTCCAATTCAAAAAAAGGAAATCCTGACAAAAAACCAGCAATGTATATTGACGGCAATATTCATTCCAACGAAATACAAGGGGCAGAAGTTGTTCTGTATACCGCTTGGTATGTTACTGAACTTTATGATGAAGTGGAATGGATCAAAAATTTGTTGGATGAAAAGACTCTGTATATAGTACCGACGATCAATCCGGATGCGAGAGATTATTTCATCTACAAAGCAAACAATCCTCATTCCCCCAGAAGTGGATTGGCAAAAAGGGATGATGACGGCGACGGTGAATTTAATGAAGATGGGTATGATGATCTTGATGGCGATGGGAATATTGTTTTTATGCGCATTAAAGATCCCAATGGACGTTATAAAGTTGATCCTTCAGATTCAAGATTGATGATTCAAGCCAATCCTGATGAAAAGGGAGAATATACTTTGTTAGGGTGGGAAGGAATTGACAATGATGGTGACGGCGTTGTTAATGAAGATAACCCTGGGTTTTATGATCCCAATAGAGATTGGGCGTGGAATTGGGCACCTCGATATATTCAAGGCGGGTCGGATCATTATCCATTTACTTTTCCTGAAAATCGATCGATCCGAAATTTCTTTTTAGCCCATACCAATATTGCAGCAGCGCAGTCATTCCATAATAATGGCGGCATGATTTTGAGAGGTCCTGGTTCAAAATCTGATGAAGGAACATACAGTCGTCAGGATATTCAAACATATGACTTTCTTGGACAGCTTGGTGAAGAACAACTCCCCGGATATAAATACATGATCATTTGGAAAGATCTCTACACCGTTTATGGCGGTGAAATTGAATGGTTTTATGGAGGAAGAGGGATTTTATCGTTTACAAATGAATTGTGGAGCGAATTCGATTATTTCCGAAGGGCAAAAGATTCTACTCGAGATGTTACACAACAAGATATTTATCGTTTTGATAAGATTATGTTATTCAATGAGGGAGTTGTTCCTTGGAAAAAATTTCAACATCCACAATATGGGGAGATTGAAATTGGTGGAATTAAAAAAGCGTGGACGAGAACTGCCCCTTCGTTTATGATTGAAGATATGTGTCATCGAAATATGGCATTTACATTGTTCCATCTCTATTACACTCCAAAAGTATCAGTAGATTCTATTATGGTAAAAAATCTTTCGGGTGGACTGAAAGAGGTAACGGCAATCATTTCAAACGAACGAGTAATACCAACGCACACGTTTCAAGATTCCAAAAATAAAATCACTCGTCCGGATTGGATTACCTTGGAAGGTGGGAAAGTGGTTACGAGCGGAATTTTAGAAAATCGATTTCTCGGCATCATGAAGGAACAAAAAAATAATCCTAATCGCTTGAATATCGACAATATTCCTGGCATGGCATCCATTGCCGTTCGATGGATTGTCGATGGTGGTAGTTCCTATACCGTCAAGGTTGATTCTGAAAAGGGAGGAACTTCGGAAAAAACGTATAAATAA
- a CDS encoding S41 family peptidase: MKKLIMFIFLLSSIAFAQNESRLLRFPAIYGDNVVFTYAGDLYTASSNGGVARKLTNDIGMELFPRFSPDGKSIAFTGQYDGNTEVYLIPSVGGIPKRLTYTATLDRDDVSDRMGPNNIVTSWKDSKTIVYRSRQIEFNDFKGQLFSVSTDGGKSNQIPVPRGGWATFSPDGKKMAYNRVFREFRTWKRYRGGQADDISVYDFATKKSENITNDLAQDNFPMWFGNKIYFTSDRDGRDKNKRLNLYSYNLDTKETKQHTFFSDFDVKFPSLGNDALIFENGGYLYRFDLSTEKETKISIQINDDFESGRGGIIDVSKNVTNYEISSDGSRALFGARGEIFTVPVKYGNTRNLTNTSGVHERNSKWSPDGKWISYISDVTGEDEIWMRSQDGLSEPVQITKNSSNYKYQPLWSPDGKKLLWADRAQRLHYVDVESKSITLVAESKVFEYNEYAWSPDSKWITYTNPEADVMNKVKLYSLDSKQTVDVTDGWYDSGSPVFSSDGKYLFFISSRSFSPMYGWTEWNHIYQDMAKIYFVALAKETKSPFEPKSDEVKFKDEEKKSDAKGKSDDKKKDDVKTVIVKVDVEGLQQRINVLPISASNYRSLNIVSDKVYYIRQGSKDTKAKFFLYDLEKQKETELGETNGYEISWDGKKMLIEQDGGYGIIDLPTGKIEVKDKLNLSDMKMNLNKREEWSQIFNESWRQMRDFFWTPSMHGVDWKKMKENYSQLLPYVNHRVDLTYVIGEMISELNIGHSYVGGGDYPKAERIKLGLLGAKIERDASSQYYRVVKILKGQNWEANLRSPLTEIGVDVKEGDYIIAVNGKPTNEMNDLNEALVGTVGKQVKLKVNASAKESGSRETTVIPTGNEAPLYYYNWVQKNIETVSKATDGKIGYIHIPDMGANGLNEFSKYFYPQMRKEALIIDDRGNGGGNVSPMITERLNRQLAMIGYSRNGTPGTNPSEMHLGPKVLLMDEFSASDGDIFPYRFRKYNLGKLIGKRSWGGVVGIRGTLPIVDGGFMNRPEFSRYDNEGTSWIMEGHGVDPDIVVDNDPATEFSGTDEQLLKAIEVIKEDLKNFKYRIPNPPPFPDKSK, translated from the coding sequence ATGAAAAAATTAATAATGTTTATTTTTCTACTAAGCAGCATTGCATTTGCACAGAATGAATCTCGCTTGCTTCGTTTCCCTGCAATTTATGGAGACAACGTCGTTTTCACATATGCCGGCGACCTTTACACTGCTTCTTCCAATGGTGGTGTAGCACGAAAATTGACAAACGATATCGGAATGGAATTATTTCCTCGATTTTCTCCCGATGGTAAAAGTATCGCTTTTACTGGACAGTATGATGGGAACACAGAAGTATATTTGATTCCATCCGTGGGAGGTATTCCGAAACGATTAACATATACGGCAACACTGGATAGGGATGATGTCTCTGACCGAATGGGTCCAAACAACATTGTTACTTCCTGGAAAGATAGTAAAACAATTGTCTACCGTTCCCGTCAAATAGAATTCAACGATTTTAAAGGTCAATTATTTTCTGTCTCCACTGATGGAGGAAAGTCGAATCAGATTCCCGTGCCGCGTGGTGGTTGGGCTACATTCTCACCCGACGGCAAAAAGATGGCCTACAATCGCGTGTTCCGCGAATTTCGGACATGGAAACGGTATCGAGGAGGACAAGCGGATGATATCTCCGTTTATGATTTTGCAACGAAGAAATCAGAAAACATCACTAACGATCTAGCCCAAGATAATTTTCCGATGTGGTTCGGCAATAAAATCTATTTTACTTCTGACCGGGATGGAAGAGATAAAAACAAACGATTGAATCTCTATTCTTACAATCTTGATACAAAAGAAACAAAACAACATACGTTCTTTTCGGACTTTGATGTAAAATTCCCTTCACTTGGAAATGATGCACTTATTTTTGAAAATGGCGGGTATCTCTATCGTTTTGATCTTTCAACGGAAAAGGAGACAAAAATATCAATTCAGATTAATGATGATTTTGAATCCGGTCGTGGAGGAATTATTGATGTCAGCAAGAATGTGACGAACTACGAAATTTCTTCTGATGGAAGTCGCGCATTATTCGGTGCACGCGGTGAAATCTTTACTGTTCCCGTAAAATATGGAAACACAAGAAATTTGACGAATACTTCCGGTGTCCATGAACGAAATTCAAAATGGTCTCCGGACGGAAAATGGATCTCTTATATTTCTGATGTCACCGGCGAGGATGAAATCTGGATGCGATCGCAGGATGGACTGAGTGAACCAGTACAAATAACAAAAAATTCCAGTAATTACAAATATCAACCACTTTGGTCGCCTGATGGAAAGAAACTGCTTTGGGCTGATAGAGCTCAACGCTTGCACTATGTGGATGTAGAATCGAAATCAATAACATTAGTTGCCGAATCAAAAGTGTTCGAGTACAATGAGTATGCATGGTCACCCGATTCGAAATGGATTACCTACACAAATCCGGAAGCGGATGTCATGAACAAAGTGAAATTATATTCGCTGGATTCAAAACAGACTGTTGATGTAACTGATGGATGGTACGATTCAGGAAGTCCAGTTTTTAGTTCGGATGGTAAATATCTATTTTTTATTTCAAGCCGCTCCTTCAGTCCCATGTATGGTTGGACGGAATGGAATCATATCTATCAGGACATGGCAAAAATATACTTTGTTGCACTTGCAAAAGAGACAAAGTCTCCATTTGAGCCAAAGAGTGATGAAGTGAAGTTCAAAGATGAGGAAAAAAAATCGGATGCAAAAGGAAAGTCTGATGACAAGAAAAAAGATGATGTAAAAACAGTGATAGTGAAAGTGGATGTTGAAGGATTACAGCAGCGTATCAATGTGTTGCCCATATCAGCCTCCAATTACCGAAGTTTGAATATTGTAAGTGACAAAGTCTATTATATCAGACAGGGAAGTAAAGATACAAAAGCAAAATTCTTTTTGTATGATTTGGAAAAACAAAAAGAAACTGAACTTGGCGAGACAAATGGATATGAGATTTCCTGGGATGGCAAGAAAATGTTAATTGAACAGGATGGAGGATATGGCATTATTGATCTTCCAACAGGAAAGATTGAAGTGAAAGATAAACTCAATCTTTCTGATATGAAGATGAATTTGAATAAACGAGAAGAATGGTCCCAAATCTTTAACGAATCTTGGCGTCAAATGCGCGATTTCTTCTGGACTCCAAGTATGCATGGCGTAGATTGGAAAAAAATGAAAGAAAATTATTCACAACTTCTTCCTTATGTGAATCATCGTGTCGATCTAACGTATGTGATTGGGGAAATGATTTCGGAACTCAACATCGGTCATTCCTATGTCGGCGGTGGCGATTATCCGAAAGCGGAACGGATAAAACTTGGATTGCTCGGTGCTAAGATCGAACGAGATGCTTCTTCACAGTATTACCGCGTAGTAAAAATACTAAAAGGCCAAAATTGGGAAGCGAACCTTCGCTCGCCATTGACTGAAATCGGTGTCGATGTCAAAGAAGGGGATTACATCATCGCTGTAAATGGTAAACCGACAAACGAAATGAATGATCTTAATGAAGCTCTGGTGGGTACGGTTGGAAAACAAGTAAAGCTAAAAGTGAATGCATCGGCAAAAGAATCGGGCAGTCGTGAAACGACGGTCATTCCTACCGGTAATGAAGCTCCGTTGTATTATTATAATTGGGTTCAGAAGAATATTGAAACAGTTTCAAAAGCTACGGATGGAAAGATCGGTTATATTCATATCCCTGATATGGGGGCAAATGGATTGAATGAATTTTCAAAATATTTTTACCCGCAAATGCGAAAAGAAGCTCTCATTATCGACGATCGTGGCAATGGAGGAGGAAATGTCTCTCCGATGATTACGGAACGGTTAAACCGCCAACTAGCAATGATCGGCTATTCAAGAAATGGTACACCCGGAACCAATCCATCGGAAATGCATCTTGGTCCCAAAGTATTATTGATGGATGAGTTCTCTGCTTCGGATGGAGATATTTTCCCGTACCGTTTTCGAAAATACAATCTTGGTAAACTAATCGGTAAACGTTCATGGGGTGGTGTTGTGGGAATTCGAGGAACACTTCCCATTGTTGACGGCGGATTCATGAATCGTCCGGAATTTTCGCGATATGATAATGAAGGAACAAGTTGGATTATGGAAGGACATGGTGTTGATCCTGATATTGTCGTTGATAATGATCCGGCTACAGAATTTTCCGGTACGGATGAACAATTGTTGAAAGCAATTGAAGTGATTAAAGAAGATCTTAAGAACTTTAAATACAGAATTCCAAATCCTCCGCCATTCCCGGATAAAAGCAAGTAA
- the pdxH gene encoding pyridoxamine 5'-phosphate oxidase has translation MEIKNKHIADIRTDYKKWSLDEHDVDQNPFVQFDKWFKEAVKSEVPEVNAMTIATANKLGRPSARMVLLKQFDEKGFVFFTNYQSSKAHDLKENPQAALLIFWEPLERQVRIVGRVEKVSVSESYEYFKTRPIDSQLGAWASQQSSEISARTLLEKAFGEMLEKFKNGQIPLPPQWGGYRVIPDEFEFWQGRTNRLHDRIAYRKQSNNQWKIVRLSP, from the coding sequence GTGGAAATTAAAAACAAGCATATTGCGGACATTCGTACCGATTATAAAAAATGGTCGCTCGACGAACACGATGTTGATCAGAATCCCTTTGTGCAATTTGACAAATGGTTCAAGGAAGCAGTAAAGTCCGAGGTACCGGAAGTGAATGCGATGACCATTGCAACGGCGAATAAACTGGGACGACCTTCAGCAAGAATGGTCTTATTAAAACAATTCGATGAAAAAGGATTTGTTTTTTTTACAAATTATCAAAGCTCAAAGGCACATGATCTAAAAGAAAACCCTCAAGCAGCACTGTTAATTTTTTGGGAGCCGCTTGAACGTCAAGTAAGGATTGTCGGCAGAGTTGAAAAAGTGTCTGTATCGGAATCGTACGAGTATTTCAAAACTCGCCCGATTGACTCTCAATTAGGTGCATGGGCATCTCAACAAAGCAGTGAAATTTCTGCGCGAACATTGTTGGAAAAAGCGTTTGGCGAGATGCTGGAAAAATTCAAAAACGGACAGATTCCTTTGCCGCCGCAATGGGGTGGTTATAGAGTAATTCCGGATGAATTTGAATTTTGGCAGGGACGTACTAATCGTCTGCACGACAGAATTGCATATCGAAAACAATCGAACAATCAGTGGAAAATAGTTCGTTTGTCACCATAA
- a CDS encoding cyclic nucleotide-binding domain-containing protein, which produces MALLQKKKIFQKDEIINKEGDMSFDWYVLVKGRVGVYKGDLKMNEFSERGVIFGELSGLLARPRTATMKALEESEVMVVESSIDEVIRNHPDIANKILISLAERLAKTTDEMWAVIEDKENKK; this is translated from the coding sequence ATGGCACTTTTACAGAAGAAAAAAATCTTTCAAAAAGATGAGATCATCAATAAAGAAGGTGATATGTCCTTCGATTGGTATGTTTTGGTGAAAGGTCGTGTTGGGGTATATAAAGGAGATTTGAAGATGAATGAATTTTCGGAGCGTGGAGTGATCTTTGGAGAATTAAGCGGTCTACTTGCGCGCCCTCGCACTGCTACAATGAAAGCACTTGAGGAATCCGAAGTGATGGTTGTTGAAAGCAGCATCGATGAAGTCATCCGGAACCATCCGGATATTGCTAATAAAATTTTAATCAGTCTTGCGGAACGTCTCGCAAAAACAACAGACGAAATGTGGGCTGTGATAGAAGATAAAGAAAACAAGAAATAA
- the tgt gene encoding tRNA guanosine(34) transglycosylase Tgt has product MKFNLVHTESSARAGVLETDHGVIETPIFMPVGTQGTVKAVEQRELVELGAQIILGNTYHLYLRPGMEVIQTMGGFHKFMNWHKPILTDSGGYQVFSLTELRKITQDGVTFKSHLDGSSHFFTPQKVVEIQRAIGSDIMMVLDECPPYPCDEEYARESNKLTVKWAKLCQQALNNSLPLYGHQQSLFAIVQGSVFKHLRSDSAKALVDLNFEGYAIGGLAVGEPAETMYDLTEFTAQSLPKEKPRYLMGVGTPENLLESIERGIDMFDCVMPTRNGRNGMIFTRNGRMNIRNAKWKMDDASVDGDFESYTNKNFSRGYLRHLFQVDEILGLQLASIHNLSFYLWLVKEARKQIIADNFLNWKKETLEKLAAQI; this is encoded by the coding sequence GTGAAGTTCAATCTCGTCCATACAGAATCATCTGCTCGAGCAGGTGTATTAGAAACAGATCACGGCGTTATTGAAACGCCGATTTTTATGCCTGTCGGCACACAAGGAACAGTGAAAGCGGTTGAGCAGAGGGAACTTGTTGAATTAGGCGCTCAGATCATTCTCGGAAACACATATCACTTGTATCTCCGTCCAGGAATGGAAGTGATTCAAACAATGGGTGGTTTCCATAAGTTCATGAATTGGCATAAACCAATTTTGACCGACAGCGGTGGTTATCAAGTCTTCAGTCTCACGGAATTACGGAAAATTACTCAAGATGGTGTTACGTTTAAGTCCCATCTGGATGGGTCATCTCATTTTTTCACTCCGCAAAAAGTAGTCGAGATTCAGCGCGCTATTGGGTCTGATATTATGATGGTGTTAGACGAATGTCCTCCGTATCCTTGTGACGAAGAATATGCGCGTGAATCCAATAAACTAACGGTAAAGTGGGCAAAGTTGTGTCAGCAAGCGCTGAATAATTCTTTACCCCTTTACGGACATCAGCAATCCCTCTTTGCTATAGTTCAGGGTAGCGTATTTAAGCATCTTCGATCGGATAGTGCAAAGGCATTGGTTGACCTGAACTTTGAAGGATATGCAATCGGTGGACTCGCGGTTGGGGAACCCGCAGAAACAATGTATGACTTGACAGAATTTACCGCACAATCTCTACCCAAAGAGAAACCGCGGTATTTGATGGGAGTAGGAACACCAGAAAATTTGTTGGAGAGTATTGAAAGGGGCATTGACATGTTTGATTGTGTGATGCCAACGCGCAATGGAAGAAACGGAATGATCTTCACTCGAAATGGTAGGATGAATATCCGTAATGCCAAATGGAAGATGGATGATGCTTCTGTTGATGGAGATTTTGAAAGTTACACCAATAAGAATTTTTCACGCGGATATCTTCGACATCTTTTTCAAGTAGATGAGATCTTAGGGCTTCAATTGGCATCAATCCACAATCTTTCATTTTATCTTTGGTTAGTGAAAGAGGCTCGAAAGCAGATCATCGCAGATAATTTTTTGAATTGGAAAAAAGAAACACTGGAAAAATTAGCAGCTCAAATATAG
- the yajC gene encoding preprotein translocase subunit YajC: MFSSVLAMAPAQSGQGGGEIYSTLIMFALIIGIFYLMIIRPQQKRQKERASLLGQIKKGDKIITAGGIHGEVVGVEEKTLLIEIGEKIKVKIERNSISVVNKQGEVESISK, translated from the coding sequence ATGTTTAGTTCAGTATTAGCAATGGCACCTGCTCAATCAGGTCAAGGCGGCGGTGAAATTTACAGCACGCTTATCATGTTCGCTCTGATCATCGGTATTTTTTATTTGATGATTATTCGCCCTCAACAGAAACGTCAAAAAGAACGCGCATCTCTGCTTGGACAGATTAAAAAAGGAGATAAGATCATTACTGCCGGTGGAATTCACGGTGAAGTGGTTGGTGTAGAAGAAAAGACTCTTCTCATTGAAATTGGAGAAAAAATTAAAGTAAAGATTGAACGCAATTCAATCTCCGTTGTAAATAAACAGGGTGAAGTAGAAAGTATTTCAAAGTAA
- a CDS encoding bifunctional 3,4-dihydroxy-2-butanone-4-phosphate synthase/GTP cyclohydrolase II: MLNSIDEAIVDLRAGKTIIVVDDEDRENEGDFVAAAESITPETVNFFVKQGRGILCASITAKRAGELHLEPIVENNTSLHETPFTVPIDYLHGTSTGVSAADRAKTIRALTSLETKGNDFGRPGHIFPLRAVEGGVLRRAGHTEAVVDLCTLAGLYPAGALVEIMNEDGTMARLPELRNIAKQFNLKIVSIKDLVEYRHHREKLVEKVVTTSLPTKNGKFDVHLYQSSIDAKEHIALVKGKIDFSKPILVRVHSECLTGDVFGSQRCDCNEQLHTSMSLIEKEGNGILLYMRQEGRGIGLLNKLKAYKLQDEGKDTVEANEALGFHADVRDYSLAAQILLDLGVKKVRLLTNNPKKIVGLNGFGIEVVERISVEVKATSANEKYLKTKRDKLGHMIMAETK; encoded by the coding sequence ATGCTCAATTCAATTGATGAAGCAATTGTAGACCTACGTGCCGGCAAAACAATCATTGTGGTTGATGATGAAGATCGCGAGAATGAAGGGGATTTTGTTGCCGCGGCTGAATCAATAACTCCTGAAACCGTAAATTTTTTCGTCAAACAAGGTCGGGGAATTCTCTGCGCATCTATCACTGCCAAGCGCGCAGGCGAACTTCATCTTGAACCGATAGTAGAAAATAACACATCGTTACATGAAACGCCTTTTACCGTTCCGATCGACTATTTACATGGAACGAGTACCGGAGTTTCTGCAGCAGATCGCGCAAAGACTATAAGAGCGTTAACATCTCTCGAGACGAAAGGAAATGATTTCGGAAGACCAGGGCATATTTTTCCGCTGAGAGCGGTTGAAGGTGGTGTTCTGCGACGAGCTGGCCACACTGAAGCAGTCGTTGATCTGTGCACTCTTGCTGGCTTATATCCAGCCGGCGCGCTTGTGGAGATTATGAATGAAGATGGTACGATGGCGCGACTTCCTGAATTAAGGAATATTGCAAAACAATTTAATCTTAAAATAGTTTCTATTAAAGATCTTGTTGAGTATCGCCATCATCGAGAAAAATTGGTTGAGAAAGTTGTGACAACATCGCTACCTACAAAGAATGGGAAATTCGATGTGCATTTGTATCAATCATCCATTGATGCGAAGGAACACATTGCCCTTGTCAAAGGGAAGATCGATTTTTCGAAGCCCATTCTTGTTCGTGTTCATTCAGAATGTTTAACCGGAGATGTATTCGGTTCCCAACGCTGTGATTGCAATGAACAACTTCACACATCAATGTCCCTGATCGAAAAAGAAGGAAATGGCATTTTGCTATACATGCGTCAGGAAGGAAGAGGCATTGGGCTTCTCAATAAACTGAAAGCATACAAACTTCAGGATGAGGGGAAGGATACAGTGGAAGCCAATGAAGCACTTGGTTTTCATGCCGATGTTCGTGATTACAGTCTCGCCGCACAAATCCTTCTGGACCTTGGTGTGAAGAAGGTACGACTGCTGACAAATAATCCAAAAAAAATTGTTGGTCTCAATGGATTTGGAATTGAAGTGGTTGAACGTATTTCAGTAGAGGTGAAAGCAACAAGTGCTAATGAAAAATATCTTAAAACAAAACGGGATAAACTCGGTCACATGATAATGGCAGAGACAAAATAA